The DNA region TACCGCTGCCCGCCTGCGCCGCTGCCGGTGCGGCCGGGCCGCCCCACACCGCGGCCTGCGCGCGCGCCTGGGCGAACACCGCCGCCGCATCGTGGATGGCGGCCTTGGTGCCGGTGGCGTACAGGCGCTTGCCGGCGAAGCGGTCGCGGTTGACCTGGGTGTCCGCCGCGATCACCACCAGGTCAGCCGCCGCGATGTCGGCCGCGGTGAGGGTGTTCTGCGCGCCGACGGAACCCTGCGTCTCCACCTTGATGCGGTGGCCCAGGGCCTGCGCGCCCTGCTCCAGCGCCTCGGCGGCCATGAAGGTGTGGGCCACGCCCGTGGGGCAGGAGGTGATGGCGACGATGTTCAACGGGCCGGCCGGGGTCTGCGCCGCCGCGGCAGAAGGCGCCGCTGCGGCAGGCAGGGCAGCGCCCGCAGCGCCGGTGCTCCGGGCCAGCGCCTCGCGCACCACGCGGGCGGCATCGGCCAGCACGGCCTGGGGCGTGGCCTCGTGCACAGGCGCGGCCAGTTGGCCCAGCAGTTCCTGCCGGTCCACGGGCATGTCGGCCGCCACGATGACGGCGGCGGCGCCAGCAAGCTCAGCATCGCTGAACGCGCCCTGCGTGCCCAGGCTGCTGTGCACGCTGAGCGCCAGCCGGTGGCCGGCGTTTTCCGCCGCGGCGCGCAGCGCCTCGGCCACCATGAAGCTGTGGGCCGGGCCGGCCTGGCTCGCGGCGATGGCAATGAGTTGGGCCATGGTGGGGGTCTCCTGCGTTCAGATCGGCTGCGCCGAGATGGCCGCGGCCAGGGCGTCCACCTCGCGGCGGGGCGGCAGGCCGGGCGCGATGCGCTGGATGCGCGCAGCCGCGCAGGCCATGCCGAAGAGGGCGGCGCCGGGCATGGGCTGCCCTTGCGACAGCGCAGCCAGCGTGCCGGCCACCAGCGCGTCGCCCGCGCCCACGGTGGTGGCCACGGGCACGCGCGGCGCGGCGGCATGCCAGCAGTGCGCAGCCGTGGCGATGACGGCGCCCTCGCCGCCCAGCGACACGGCCATCTGCCCCACGCCGAAGTCCTGGCACAGCCCGCGCGCGGCGGCGGCCACCTCGGCCCGCGTCGGCAGCCCGTGGCCGGCCAGCTCTTCCAGTTCGGCCTGGTTGGGTTTGATGAAGGCGACCGGCACCACCGCGCCGCGGGCCGGATCGGCCAGCACGCGCAGCAGGTCCCGCAGCACGGCGCCGCCGGTGTCGATGGCGATGTGCGCGCCCTGCGCATGCAGGGCGCGGGCGATGCGCTCCCACACGCCGGCATCGGCACCGGGGGGCAGGCTGCCGGCCAGCTCGCACCAGTCGCCGGGCTGCACGCGCTCGGCCAGCAGGGCGAGCAGCCCGGCCTCGGCGTGGGCCAGCGCATCGGGCGCCAGCGACAGGCCCGGCAGGTTGATGTCGGTGGAGTCGCCGCGCGACGCGTCGGCGATCTTGATGTTGGTGCGGGTGGCGCCGGGCAGGCGCAGCATGGCGTCGTCGATGCCGCGGGCCGCGAAGGCGTCGACGAACACACCGTCGTTGTCCGCGCCCAGCCAGCCGGTGGCGGTGACGGACCGGCCCAGCGCGGCCAGCACGGCCGCCACGCCCACGCCCTTGCCGCCGGCCTCGCGCTGGTCGCCCTGGGCGCGGTGGACGGCGCCGGGCACCAGCGCGGCCACGCGCACGGTGTGGTCGATGGCGGGGTTGAGCGTGATGGTGAAGAGGCGCGGATCAGCCATGGCGGGCTCCTGCGGCGGACCCGGCCCGACTCTTCAAGCCAAATCGGCCTCCAGCGCTTATTCCATCAGCGCAAGCAGCTATTGATTGCATAGCATCATCCTTTCGATGGCGCAGGGTTCAGGAAGCCGCCGCAGGTCGCAGCTCGGCGCCCAGGGCGCGCACCTCGTCGGCCGTGTCCACCTGCAGCGCGCGCTGGGCCAGCGCCTGCAGCTCGGCCAGGCTGTGGCGGCGCAGCAGGGCCTTGACGGTGCCGATGTCGCCGGTGCTCATGCTGAGCTCGTCCACCCCCAGGCCCACCAGCAGCGCGGCGCCCAGCGGCTCGCCGGCCAGCCCCCCGCACACGCCCACCCAGCGGCCGTGCGGGCGGGCGCCGGCCACCGTGCGCTTGATGAGGCGCAGCACGGCGGGGTGCAGGCTGTCGGCCATGCCGGCCAGCTCGGGGTGCTGGCGGTCCACCGCCAGCGTGTACTGGGTGAGGTCGTTGGTGCCGATGGAGAAGAAGTCCACATGCGCGGCCAGCCGGTCGGCGATGAGCGCGGCCGATGGCACCTCGATCATGATGCCCACCGGCACGGCAGGCGCCTTCAGTTCGGCGCGCACGGCTTCCATGCGCTGCCGCAGCGTGCGCACCTCTTCGACCGTGCTGATCATGGGGAACATCACCTGCAGCGGGCCGTGCCGCGCGGCGCGGTACAGCGCCCGCAGCTGGGGCACCAACAGGTCGTCGCGCCGCAGCGCCAGCCGCGCGCCGCGCACGCCGAGGAAGGGGTTGTCCTCCACCGGCAGGTCCAGGTGCGGCACCTGCTTGTCGCCGCCGATGTCCAGCGTGCGCACCACCAGGGGCTTGCCCTGCAAGGCCTCCGCCATGGCGCGGTAGGCCCTGTACTGGGCGTCTTCGTCGGGCACCGTGTCGCGCTCCAGAAAGAGGAACTCGGTGCGCATCAGCCCCACGCCCTCGGCGCCGGCCTCCAGCGCTTTCACCGCCTGGTCGGCGCGGTTGGCATTGGCGGCGATCTCCACCGTGTGGCCGTCGGTGGTGGTGGCGGGCTGCTGGCGGGTGCGGGCCTCTTCCTCCTGGCGGCGCGCCAGCCGGGCGATGCGCTCGCGCGCTTCGATCAGCGCGGTCTCGCTCGGGCCCACGTAGAGCCGGCCGCGGTAGCCGTCGAGGATGGCAACGGCGCCGGCCAGCGCGGGCGCCGACGTATCGCCCGCACCGTCCGGCAGCACGCCCGGGCCGGCCGCCACCACGGCGGGCAGGCCCAGCGCGCGCGCCAGGATGGCGGTGTGCGCCGTGGGGCCGCCGCGCGCAGTGCAGAAGCCGCGCACGCGGCTGGTGTCGATCTGCGCGGTGACGGAGGGCGAGAGGTCGTCGGCCAGCAGGATGGCGTCGTGCGGCCAGGCAGCGGCCACGTCGGCGGACTCGTGCCCGCGGCCCAGCAGGTGGCGCAGCACGCGCTCGCCCACGTCCTGCAGGTCGGCTGCGCGGGCGGCCAGGGTGGCGTCGGCCAGGGCGCGCTGCGCGGCCACGCGCTCGGCCATGGCATGGCGCCAGGCCCAGGCGGCGCCGTGGCGCTGCACCACCTGGCGGCTCACGGCCTGCAGCAGGTCGGCATCCTGCAGCAGGCCCTGGTGCGCGGTGAAGATGGCGGCCTGCTCGGCGCGGCCGCCGGCCTTCGCATCGTCCGCCAGTTGCTGCAACTGGCCCAGCGCAGCGGCCAGCGCGCGGTCCAGCTGGGCGGCTTCCTCGGCGATGGTGGTGAAGCGGTCTTCCACTTCCAGCTCGGTGCCTGCGGCCTGCACCAGCGTGCCCACCACCAGCCCGGGGCTGGCGGCGATGCCCGTGAAGGTGCGGCGCGCGGCGGGCTGCCAGTCGCCCAGCTCCGCGCCCAGCCCCTGGGCCTGCGCCTGCCGCGCGGCGGACAGTTCGGCCTGCCGGCTTTCCTCCTCGCCCAAGCGCTGGATGGTGGCGTGCAGCGTGGAGAGTGCCGCCGCCGCGTCCGTGCCCTGGGCCGACAGGCGCAGCTGTGCGCCCCGCCCGGCGCCCAGGCCCAGCAGCGCGGCCACGCTCTTGGCGTCGGCCACCGTGTCGCCGCAGCGCACATGCACCCGCGCGCTGAAGCGGCCGGCCACGCGGGCCCATTCGCCGGCGGGGCGCGCGTGCAGGCCGTTGGGGTAGTTCAAGGACAGCTCGCGGCCCAGGGGAAAGTCCTCCAGCACCGGCGGGGCGCCGCTGCCGCCCTGCGCACCGCCCATGGCATCGTCGCCTGTGAGGGCGCGCACGATCTCCCCGGCGTCGGTGGTCGTGGCCAGCCGGCGCATCAGCGCACCGTCGCGCATCACGCGGGTGAGACGGCGCAGCACCTGGATGTGCTCGTCCGACGACGCGGCGATCGCCACCACCAGGTGCGCCTGCTTGGCGTCGTCGCCCCAGCGCACGCCGGCCGGCACCTGCAGCACGGCCAGGCCGGTGCGGCGCACCAGGTGCTTGTCTTCCACCATGCCATGGGGAATGGCCAGGCCCTCGCCCAGAAAGGTGTTGGCCACCTTCTCGCGCTGCAGCAGGCTGTCGACATAGGCAGGCTGAATGTGGCCGGCCTGGGCCAGCAAGGCGCCTGCGGCCCGCACGGCGTCTTCGCGGTTGTGCGGGGCCGCGCCCAGGCGCACCTCGACCGGAATGGTGGACATGGCAATGTCTCCTGCGAAATTTGGTATCGATTCCAAAATGGGATTATGGGCTGCTCCTCTGGCTGCCAGCAAGCACTCTCGACGGCCCCACGCCTGAAAACCAAGGGAAAACACTGATCCGAAGGGTCTCTGCGCAGCCGTGGAGGACCCGAATGAACGCCTTGGTTCACCCGCGCTTTCCAACCTTGTGAGGAATCGATACCATTTCAGACGGTTCGTATTCCTTCTTTCGTCCCCACCCTTCTCAGGAGCCATCCGCGTGGCCAGCATCAAGGACGTGGCGCAACGCGCCGGCGTATCCACCACCACCGTCTCGCGCGTGCTCAGCACGCCCGGGGCCGTGCGCGCGCCGCTGCGCGAGCAGGTGGAGCGCGCCATCGCCGAACTGGCCTACCGCCCCAACCTGGCGGCACGCCGCCTGCGCCAGCGCCGTGCCTCGCTGGTGGGCTTGATCGTTTCGGACATCCGCAGCGCTTTCTTCACCGACGTGGGCCGCGCCGTGGAAGACGTGGCCTACCGCCACGGGCTGCGGCTCATCCTGTGCAACAGCGACGAAGACCCGGCCAAGGAGCAGTCGTACCTGGAACTGATGGCCGACGAGCAGGCCAGTGGCGTGATCCTGTCGCCCACCATGGCCGGCCTCAAGCAGCTGCGCCCGCAGGCCTGGCCCTTCCCCCTGGTGCTGGTGGACCGGGCGCTGGACACCACGCGCGCCGACCGCGTGGTGCTGGACAACCACGCCGCCGCCCGCCGCGCCACCGAGCATCTGCTGGACAACGGCTACCGCCGCATCGCCCTGCTGGCGGGCACCCACAGCACCACCGGGCAGCAGCGCCACGCCGGCTATGCAGAGGCCCTGGCCGCCCGCAGCCTGGCGCCGCAGCCGGTGTGGATGGACCCGACGCGCGAGGCCGGCGAACACGCCACGGCCCAGCTGCTGTCCGGCCCCGACCGGCCCGATGCGCTACTGGCCACCAACGGCCTGCTGCTGCTGGGCGCCCTGCAGGCCGTGCAGGCCGCCGGCCTGCGCCCGCCGCACGACATTGGCATCGCGGGCTTCGACAACAACGACTGGACTTCGTTGCCTGCGCTGGATGTCACCACGGTGGCGCAGCCCACCTACGACATCGGCCGCACGGCGGCGGAGCTGCTGCTGCAGCGCATGCAGGACCCGGCGCGGCCGGTGCGGCAGGTGGTGCTGGAAGGGGCGCTGGTGGTGCGGGGGTCCAGCGCGGGGCGCATTGCGGGGACCGTCAGACCCTGGCCACGAGGTCCGTGAGCAGCCAAAGCGCCATCCCCAGCATCGCCATCGCTGTCACCGCATCCACCATGCGCCAGCTCCTGGACGAGATCAGCCAGTGGCTGGCACCTCTTGCCAGAGCCACCCACGCAGTGAACCAGACGATGGACGCAAGAAAAGCGCCGGCAGAGAACGTCAGGCTGGCCGTGGCGGGAAGCGCCGCCCCCACCGAGCCCAGAATGACCATGGTGTCGAGCCACGAGGCAGGATTGCCAAGCGACATGGCCAGAAGACGACGTATCCACCTTCGGTCGCAGGGTTGTGCCGCAGGCGCCAGCGCGTCGGCAGACCCCAGGGCAGCAGCGCGCGCCGCTTGCAGGGCATGACCCGTGAGCAATGCCACTCCAGCAGCCTGCAAGAGCACCTGGAGAGCCGGGAAGGTTTCCAGCGCGGCAGAGACGCCCAGGACGCCCACCGCAATCAGGACCAGGTCGCTACCGCTGCTGATGGCGACGAGCGTCGCGCGAGAACGGCCCAAAAGGGCTTCACGAAAAACGAGAACGTCTTTAGGACCGGGACAGATGAAGAGGCCCAGGGCAAGCAAGAAGCCTTGCATGGCGGCAGCAGAGAGGTCGAGCATGTCGGAAGAACCGACAACCTCTCAAGCTGGACCGGTGGGTCAAAGAATGCCCAGGATTTTATCTGTGGCCCGGCTCATGCGGCAGGGCCTGCGGCTCAGCGGCCCGGTCAAGCCACCCGCGGCTTCACCTTCCCCGCCGCCAGCTTGGCATTGGCACGCGCGGTGTCTACATCGGCAGCCCGCGCCACGGCCACGCCCATGCGCCGCTTGGTGAAGCTCTCCGGCTTGCCGAAGAGGCGCAGATCGGTGCCGGGCACGGCCAGGGCTTCATCGACGCCGTCGAAGGCGATGCCTTGCGCATCCACGCCGCCGTAGATCACGGCGCTGGCGCCGGGGTTGCGCAGGCTGGGGTCCACCGGCAGGCCCAGGATGGCGCGGGCGTGCAGTTCGAATTCGCTCTGGTGCTGGGTGGCCAGGGTGACCAGGCCGGTGTCGTGCGGGCGCGGGCTGACCTCGCTGAACCAGACCTCGTCGCCCTTCACGAACAGCTCCACGCCGAACAGGCCCAGGCCCGAGGGCTGGCCGTCCAGGCCGCGGCCCAGATCGTCGGTCACGGCCTTGGCGATGTCCTTGGCGCGCTGCAGCGCCAGCGATGGCATGGGCTGGGGCTGCCAGCTTTCCACGTAGTCGCCGCTGACCTGCTTGTGGCCGATGGGTTCGCAGAAGGATGTCTGGATGCTGCCGTCGGCGGCTTTGGCGCGCACGGTGAGCAGGGTGATCTCGTATTCGAAGTCGATGAAGCCTTCGACGATGACGCGGCCATGGCTCACGCGGCCGCCGGCCATGGCGTAGTCCCAGGCCTTTTGCACGTCGGGCGGGCCGTCGAGCTTGCTCTGGCCCTTGCCGGAGCTGCTCATCACAGGCTTGACCACGCAGGGGAAGCCGATGGCGGGCTGGCCGTCGGTGCCGTCGATGGCAGCCTGCAGTTCCTCCACCGAATCGCAGAAGCGGTAGGGGCTGGTGGGCAGGCCCAGCGTTTCAGCGGCCAGGCGGCGGATGCCTTCACGGTCCATGGTGAGGCGCGCGGCGCGGGCCGTGGGAATGACGCGCACGGTGCCGGCGGCTTCCAGCTCTTCGAGCATGGGGGTGGCAATGGCCTCGATCTCCGGCACGACCAGGTGCGGACGCTCGGCTTCGACCAGGCCCTTGAGCTGCGCCGGATCGCTCATGGTGATGGTGCGCGCATGGTGCGCCACCTGCTGGCCGGGCGCGTTCTCGTACCGATCCACGGCAATCGTTTCGACACCCAGGCGCTGCAGGGCGATGAGGACTTCCTTGCCCAGTTCACCGCTGCCGAGCAGCATCACTTTGGTGGCGGAGGGCGAGAGGGGGGTGCCGAGGGTGGTCATGGGCAGATCAGGGCAGAAAGTTGGAGGGAGGGAGAGCGCCCAGTGGTGGGCGCTACACAGCCCGCGATGATAGAGCGACTGCGCTCCGCGGGGCACTGTCATCCATGGCGTTACTGCCGTCCGCGCCGCACGAGCGCGGTAAGGCTCCCTGCGCAGAACTCTAAGGGCTACGCTTCAAGCCAAGACCCGCGGCCTCCACCACTGGCACGGCCCAAGACCAGCAGCAGCCGAGCAAGGGCCGCCCCGCAGCGAGGGCTGCGTCCCCCTGCCCGCCGTGCGCAGCAAGGCGAGAGCGGGGGGAAGGCGCGCAGCGCCTCAGGGGGGTGTGCCGATGTCAATACTGCTTGTACGGCAGGAACTTCCCCGACAGCACCACGTTCACCCGGTCGCCCTTGGGATCGGCCTCGCGCTGGATGTCCATGCTGAAGTCGATGGCGCTCATGATGCCGTCGCCGAACTCTTCATGGATCAGCTCCTTGATGGTGGTTCCGTACACGCTCACCACCTCGTACCAGCGGTAGATCAGCGGATCGGTGGGCACGGGCGTGGGCAGGGAGCCCTTGTAGGGCACGACCTGCAGCCACTTCTGCTCTTCGGCCGTGAGCCCGAAGATCTTGCCGACGATCTTGGCTTGTGCGGGCGTGGCCGTCATCTGGCCCAGGCACAGGGCCGTCGTCCACTCCTTGGACTGGCCCACCTTCTTGGCGATGTCGGCCCATTGCAGGCCCTTGGACACTTTGGTGCTGATGATTTTTTCGGTCACTTCGAGACGGTTCATGGCTTGTGCCTCCGGTGGTGTGGAAAGAAGAGAAAGAGGAAGAGGAAGAAGAAGGAAAAAGGAAGAGCGCGGGCGAGCCGCTCAGTGCGCGTGGGCCCGCGTGACGAGGAAGTCGACGATGTGGTTGCGCAGCGCGTAGTAGCCGTCCAGGTGGTGCAGCCCGCTGCGGGTGCGGCTGCGGGGCAGCGGGTTGGCGACGACCTCGGCGATGCCGCCGGGCACATAGCTGGCGGGCGTGTCGCTGCCGTTGCGCATGAGCAGGATGCGGTCGGCCAGCAGGATGGCCTCGTCCACGTCGTGGGTGATCATGAAGACGGTCTGCTGCGTCTCGCGCACGATGCCCATCAGCTCGTCCTGGATGGTTCCGCGCGTGAGCGCGTCCAGGGCGCCAAAAGGCTCGTCCAGCAGCAGCATCTTGGGCTGGATGGAGAACGCCCGGGCAATGCCCACGCGCTGCTTCATGCCGCCAGACAGCTGCGACGGTTTCTTGTCGATGGCCGGCAGCAGGCCCACCATGGCGACGAACTTCTCCACGTGCGCCTTCACCTGTGCGGCCGTCCAGTCGGGCCAGCGCGACTTGACGGCGAAGGCGATGTTCTGGCGCACCGTGAGCCACGGCATGAGGGCGTGGCTCTGGAACACCACGCCGCGCTCCAGGCCCGGGCCGTCCACCTCGCGCCCGTCCATGAAGACGTGGCCCGCCGTGGCGCTGTCCAGGCCGGCCAGCACGTTCAGGATGGTGGTCTTGCCGCAGCCCGAGTGGCCGATGATGCAGACGAACTCGCCACGCGCGATCTCGAACGACACGTCGGCGAACACCGGCCGCGTGGGCGCGTAGGCCTTGCCGAGGCGCTCGATCTGCAGAAAGCGCGGAGCTGAGGATGCTGCCGCGTTTGCTGCTGTTGCGGCGGTGGCCACGCCGGGCTGGGCGGCTGCAGGGGCCATGGCGTTCTCATTCCACATAGGTCACCGCCTTCTGCAGGCCGGCGAAGGCCAGGTCGAGCAGCATGCCCACCACGCCGATCACCACGATGGCGAAGATCACGTTGGAGAGCGACAGGTTGTTCCACTCGTTCCACACGAAGTAGCCGATGCCGGTGCCGCCCACCAGCATCTCGGCGGCCACGATCACCAGCCAGGCAATGCCCATGCTGATGCGCATGCCCGTGAGGATGGTGGGCGCGGCGGCGGGCAGGATCACCAGGAAGGCCTTGCGCAGGGGCGAGACCTCCAGCGTGCGCGCCACGTTGAGCCATTCGCGCTTGACGGACGCCACGCCGAAGGCGGTGTTCAGCAGCATGGGCCAGACCGAGCAGATGAAGATCACGAAGATGCCCGAGATGGACGAATCCTTGATCGTGTAGAGCGCCAGCGGCATCCACGCCAGCGGGCTGATGGGCTTGAGCACCTGGATGAAGGGCGCGAAGGCGCGGTCGAGCAGCGGGCTCATGCCGATCACGAAGCCCAGCGGCACCGCCACCAGGCAGGCCAGCGCGAAGCCCAGCCCCACGCGCGCCAGCGAATGGCCGAGCTGGATCAGAAAGCCCTTGTCATTAGGCCCGTTGTCGTACAGCGGATCGGCCAGGTGCTTCCAGGCCGTGGCCCCGAACTGCGCGGGCGTGGGAAAGCCGCTGGCGGACGCACCGCCCCCGCTGCCGCCCGGGTCCTTGCCCAGCATCTTCTGGTATTCGATTTCCTCGGCGGTCAGGCTTGCCGCAGGGCTGCCGGCACCGGCTGTGTGCTGCGTGGCCGCCGCCCACAGGCCCAGCAGCGCCAGCAGCAGAAAGGCCGACACCAGGGCCGCCTTGATGGAGAGCGAGGCGCGCATGGCTCAGCCCTGCCGGCGAATGGGAAAGCCCTGCAGGTAGGCTTCCGGCTGGGCGGGGTCGAACGTCTTGCCCATGATGGTGAAGGGTGGGTACGCGCCGTCGGGCACCTTCTGGCCCAGCTCCTTCATGTGCTTCTTCGCGTCGGTCAGCAGGAACACCTTCTCGGCGATCTGCTTGTAGTTCACGTCGCCCTTGAGGTAGCCCCAGCGCTTCATCTGCGTGAGCATCCACACCGCCATGCTCTGCCACGGGATGGGGTCGAAGTCGGCGCGGTCGGGCACGTTCTGGATCTTGCCCAGGCCATCGGCGAATTTGCCCGTCAGCACCTGCGTGAGCACCGTTTCGGGTTGGTTGAGGTACTGGGAAGGTGCGATGACCTTGGCGATCAGCTCGCGGTTCTCCGCCTTGCGCGCCATAGCTGCCGCGGTGAGGACGGCACGGTAGAGCGCGGCAAAGGTCTGCGGGTTCTTCTGGATGAATTCGGTGCTGGTGCCGAAGGCGCAGCACGGGTGGCCGCTCCACAGGTCCTTGGTGAGCAGGTGCAGGAAGCCGATCTCCTCGTACACCGCGCGCTGGTTGAACGGGTCGGGGCCGAGGTAGCCGTCGATGTTGCCGGCCCGCAGGTTGGCCACCATCTCGGGCGGCGGCACCACGCGGATCTGGATGTCGGTGTCGGGGTTCAGGCCGTGCTCCGCCACGTAGTAGCGCAGCAGGAAGTTGTGCATGCTGTA from Paracidovorax wautersii includes:
- a CDS encoding 1-phosphofructokinase family hexose kinase; this encodes MADPRLFTITLNPAIDHTVRVAALVPGAVHRAQGDQREAGGKGVGVAAVLAALGRSVTATGWLGADNDGVFVDAFAARGIDDAMLRLPGATRTNIKIADASRGDSTDINLPGLSLAPDALAHAEAGLLALLAERVQPGDWCELAGSLPPGADAGVWERIARALHAQGAHIAIDTGGAVLRDLLRVLADPARGAVVPVAFIKPNQAELEELAGHGLPTRAEVAAAARGLCQDFGVGQMAVSLGGEGAVIATAAHCWHAAAPRVPVATTVGAGDALVAGTLAALSQGQPMPGAALFGMACAAARIQRIAPGLPPRREVDALAAAISAQPI
- the ptsP gene encoding phosphoenolpyruvate--protein phosphotransferase — its product is MSTIPVEVRLGAAPHNREDAVRAAGALLAQAGHIQPAYVDSLLQREKVANTFLGEGLAIPHGMVEDKHLVRRTGLAVLQVPAGVRWGDDAKQAHLVVAIAASSDEHIQVLRRLTRVMRDGALMRRLATTTDAGEIVRALTGDDAMGGAQGGSGAPPVLEDFPLGRELSLNYPNGLHARPAGEWARVAGRFSARVHVRCGDTVADAKSVAALLGLGAGRGAQLRLSAQGTDAAAALSTLHATIQRLGEEESRQAELSAARQAQAQGLGAELGDWQPAARRTFTGIAASPGLVVGTLVQAAGTELEVEDRFTTIAEEAAQLDRALAAALGQLQQLADDAKAGGRAEQAAIFTAHQGLLQDADLLQAVSRQVVQRHGAAWAWRHAMAERVAAQRALADATLAARAADLQDVGERVLRHLLGRGHESADVAAAWPHDAILLADDLSPSVTAQIDTSRVRGFCTARGGPTAHTAILARALGLPAVVAAGPGVLPDGAGDTSAPALAGAVAILDGYRGRLYVGPSETALIEARERIARLARRQEEEARTRQQPATTTDGHTVEIAANANRADQAVKALEAGAEGVGLMRTEFLFLERDTVPDEDAQYRAYRAMAEALQGKPLVVRTLDIGGDKQVPHLDLPVEDNPFLGVRGARLALRRDDLLVPQLRALYRAARHGPLQVMFPMISTVEEVRTLRQRMEAVRAELKAPAVPVGIMIEVPSAALIADRLAAHVDFFSIGTNDLTQYTLAVDRQHPELAGMADSLHPAVLRLIKRTVAGARPHGRWVGVCGGLAGEPLGAALLVGLGVDELSMSTGDIGTVKALLRRHSLAELQALAQRALQVDTADEVRALGAELRPAAAS
- a CDS encoding LacI family DNA-binding transcriptional regulator, with translation MASIKDVAQRAGVSTTTVSRVLSTPGAVRAPLREQVERAIAELAYRPNLAARRLRQRRASLVGLIVSDIRSAFFTDVGRAVEDVAYRHGLRLILCNSDEDPAKEQSYLELMADEQASGVILSPTMAGLKQLRPQAWPFPLVLVDRALDTTRADRVVLDNHAAARRATEHLLDNGYRRIALLAGTHSTTGQQRHAGYAEALAARSLAPQPVWMDPTREAGEHATAQLLSGPDRPDALLATNGLLLLGALQAVQAAGLRPPHDIGIAGFDNNDWTSLPALDVTTVAQPTYDIGRTAAELLLQRMQDPARPVRQVVLEGALVVRGSSAGRIAGTVRPWPRGP
- a CDS encoding LysE family transporter; translation: MLDLSAAAMQGFLLALGLFICPGPKDVLVFREALLGRSRATLVAISSGSDLVLIAVGVLGVSAALETFPALQVLLQAAGVALLTGHALQAARAAALGSADALAPAAQPCDRRWIRRLLAMSLGNPASWLDTMVILGSVGAALPATASLTFSAGAFLASIVWFTAWVALARGASHWLISSRSWRMVDAVTAMAMLGMALWLLTDLVARV
- the purT gene encoding formate-dependent phosphoribosylglycinamide formyltransferase translates to MTTLGTPLSPSATKVMLLGSGELGKEVLIALQRLGVETIAVDRYENAPGQQVAHHARTITMSDPAQLKGLVEAERPHLVVPEIEAIATPMLEELEAAGTVRVIPTARAARLTMDREGIRRLAAETLGLPTSPYRFCDSVEELQAAIDGTDGQPAIGFPCVVKPVMSSSGKGQSKLDGPPDVQKAWDYAMAGGRVSHGRVIVEGFIDFEYEITLLTVRAKAADGSIQTSFCEPIGHKQVSGDYVESWQPQPMPSLALQRAKDIAKAVTDDLGRGLDGQPSGLGLFGVELFVKGDEVWFSEVSPRPHDTGLVTLATQHQSEFELHARAILGLPVDPSLRNPGASAVIYGGVDAQGIAFDGVDEALAVPGTDLRLFGKPESFTKRRMGVAVARAADVDTARANAKLAAGKVKPRVA
- the cynS gene encoding cyanase; translated protein: MNRLEVTEKIISTKVSKGLQWADIAKKVGQSKEWTTALCLGQMTATPAQAKIVGKIFGLTAEEQKWLQVVPYKGSLPTPVPTDPLIYRWYEVVSVYGTTIKELIHEEFGDGIMSAIDFSMDIQREADPKGDRVNVVLSGKFLPYKQY
- a CDS encoding ABC transporter ATP-binding protein; the protein is MAPAAAQPGVATAATAANAAASSAPRFLQIERLGKAYAPTRPVFADVSFEIARGEFVCIIGHSGCGKTTILNVLAGLDSATAGHVFMDGREVDGPGLERGVVFQSHALMPWLTVRQNIAFAVKSRWPDWTAAQVKAHVEKFVAMVGLLPAIDKKPSQLSGGMKQRVGIARAFSIQPKMLLLDEPFGALDALTRGTIQDELMGIVRETQQTVFMITHDVDEAILLADRILLMRNGSDTPASYVPGGIAEVVANPLPRSRTRSGLHHLDGYYALRNHIVDFLVTRAHAH
- the ntrB gene encoding nitrate ABC transporter permease; protein product: MRASLSIKAALVSAFLLLALLGLWAAATQHTAGAGSPAASLTAEEIEYQKMLGKDPGGSGGGASASGFPTPAQFGATAWKHLADPLYDNGPNDKGFLIQLGHSLARVGLGFALACLVAVPLGFVIGMSPLLDRAFAPFIQVLKPISPLAWMPLALYTIKDSSISGIFVIFICSVWPMLLNTAFGVASVKREWLNVARTLEVSPLRKAFLVILPAAAPTILTGMRISMGIAWLVIVAAEMLVGGTGIGYFVWNEWNNLSLSNVIFAIVVIGVVGMLLDLAFAGLQKAVTYVE
- a CDS encoding CmpA/NrtA family ABC transporter substrate-binding protein, which gives rise to MSDYFSPYDADRPLMMRCSCGRDHSVADHQAEAAAQATATLRERSLTADFEAYSQEFIEATLVKALFPHDAVRRRFLRAVGKGTAMAAIGSVLPVASLQAMAQEKGAIEKKDLKIGFIPITCATPLIMAHPLGFYKQQGLNVEVVKTAGWALIRDKMLNKEYDATHFLSPMPLAISLGAGSNAVPMNVATIQNTNGQAITLANKHKDKRDPKLWKGFKFAVPFEYSMHNFLLRYYVAEHGLNPDTDIQIRVVPPPEMVANLRAGNIDGYLGPDPFNQRAVYEEIGFLHLLTKDLWSGHPCCAFGTSTEFIQKNPQTFAALYRAVLTAAAMARKAENRELIAKVIAPSQYLNQPETVLTQVLTGKFADGLGKIQNVPDRADFDPIPWQSMAVWMLTQMKRWGYLKGDVNYKQIAEKVFLLTDAKKHMKELGQKVPDGAYPPFTIMGKTFDPAQPEAYLQGFPIRRQG